A region of Caretta caretta isolate rCarCar2 chromosome 26, rCarCar1.hap1, whole genome shotgun sequence DNA encodes the following proteins:
- the GKN2 gene encoding gastrokine-2, whose amino-acid sequence MSQTKSDKEWQNAHEHYCLATVIAVLGVFWTQAFSYEIYSLPGTNGDYVQQTVTISNELHIADIHIHAGLCSSDTIFDYKHGYIATRLFSRRACFILKMEKVYIPELKEIGRLAYEKQMMNKMFSPKHLWVQYEPSDSIFGEIKEWLIFGKPIEKLCKGVPVYKVRKVEGAIRAGGCAKAGILGILGISICGKISV is encoded by the exons atgTCTCAGACAAAGTCAGACAAGGAATGGCAAAATGCACATGAACATTACTGTCTG GCTACAGTAATTGCTGTGCTGGGAGTCTTTTGGACTCAAGCTTTTTCATATGAA ATCTATAGCCTCCCAGGAACAAACGGTGACTATGTCCAGCAAACTGTGACTATTAGCAATGAACTTCATATTGCTGATATCCATATCCATGCTGGGTTGTGCTCCTCTGATACCATTTTTGACTACAAACAT GGATACATTGCTACCAGGCTGTTTTCACGGAGGGCCTGCTTTATCTTGAAAATGGAGAAAGTATATATCCCAGAGCTGAAAGAAATTGGACGGCTTGCTTACGAGAAACAG ATGATGAACAAGATGTTTTCCCCAAAACACCTGTGGGTGCAATATGAACCCAGTGATTCTATATTTGGTGAAATCAAGGAGTGGTTGATCTTTGGTAAACCCATTGAGAAACTCTGCAAAGGTGTGCCTGTTTACAAGGTTCGCAAGGTTGAAG GTGCCATAAGAGCTGGTGGCTGTGCTAAGGCAGGAATCCTGGGCATTTTGGGCATTTCAATCTGCGGAAAGATCAGTGTTTAG